The genomic stretch CTCATCAGCAAAAAACAATTGTTTACAACATTTCGAAACATACGGTTATTGATTTTGTGAAAGGCTCGTCGTACGTGAATTTCAGCGATACAACATTTACTAAATTTTCTGAAGAATATCAATATATACTAAAACCTGCAAGAAATTTTCTTCATGTGAAAACAAAAAACAATTTTCCGGAGTTGCGTACAATTTATCCCGAATTTCAGTTTAAAAACAAAAGCATTTTTATACTAAATAATAGTTCAGCAAATCAATTAGACACAAATAAAAAAACAGATGTTTTCATTTTGTCAAACAATGTTGATATTGATTTTCGGCAAATGAAAAATCATTTTCCGAAAACAATTTTTGTCTTCGACAATACAAATAAACTGTGGAAAATCAACCAATGGAAAAAAGCCTGCGACAGCGTACATTTGCACTTTCATTCGATTCCCGCGCAAGGCGCTTTCGTAATGAACTTATAAAATCACACAAGAAAATTTTATGGAAAAGAAAATTCAATCGGCACTCATTTCTGTTTTTTACAAAGACGGATTAGAGCCATTGGTCAAAACATTGTCCGAACAAAATGTAACCATTTATTCTACCGGCGGAACACAAAAATTTATCGAAGATTTGGGCATTAAATGTGTGCCTGTTGAAAGCCTTACTACGTATCCGTCTATTCTTGGCGGTCGCGTTAAAACACTGCATCCCGCTGTATTTGGCGGCATTTTAGGAAGACGCGACAACGTGCAAGATATTCAGGAAATGAAAGAATATAACATTCCCGAAATTGATTTAGTGATTGTTGATTTATATCCTTTTGAAGAAACATTGAAGCAAACCAATGAAGAGAAATTAATCATTGAAAAAATCGACATCGGCGGTCCGTCCATGATTCGTGCAGCAGCGAAAAATTTTAAAGACCTCGTTGTGATTTCCGATAAAAACGATTACAGTTCTTTGGTGGAAATTTTGCAAAATCAAAATGGAGCAACAACACTTGAACAGCGCAAATCCTTTGCAGCAAAGGCTTTCGAAGTGGCGATGAATTATGATATTGCCATTAATAATTACTTCAACGGAACAATTTTTCAACCGTTGAAAAACAAAATTTCTTTGCGCTACGGCGAAAACCCACATCAAAACGGCAGCTTCTTCGGCAATTTAAATGAAGTGTTTACACAGCTTAACGGCAAAGAATTATCTTACAACAATCTCGTAGATGCAGATGGCGCCATCCAGCTCATCAGCGAGTTTGAGGATGAGCAAGATGCTGTGTTTGCTATTTTCAAACACACCAATGTTTGCGGCATTTCCATTCGTAAAACATTGAAAGAAGCATGGGACGCAGCCTTGGCAGGCGACCCGGAAAGTGCGTTCGGCGGTGTGATTATTACCAATAAAAATATAGATGCCGAAACGGCAAATGCAATTAACGAAATTTTCTTTGAAGTATTGGTTGCACCTGCGTTTGACGAAGATGCACTTGCAATTTTGAAAAGTAAAAAGAACAGAATTTTACTGCAAATAAATCCTCAATATTCAATTGCAAATAATCAATATAAATCTGTTTTAAACGGAACGTTAGTTCAAGATACGGACAAAGGAAATTTTGCAGAATGGAAAGAAGTCGGCGGTAGAACAACCACCGAAGCGGAACAAAAAGAACTGGCTTTTGCCAACATTGTTTGCAAGCATTTAAAAAGCAATGCCATCGCGTTGATTAAAGATTTGCAACTTGTAGGTAAAGGTTGCGGACAAACCAGCCGCGTGGATGCGCTTCGTCATTCAATTGAAAAAGCGAAACAATTTGCTTTTGATTTGCATGGCGCGGTGTTGGCATCCGATGCGTTTTTCCCGTTTGACGATTGTGTAAAAATTGCGCACGCTGCAGGCATTGAAGCATTCATTCAGCCGGGCGGTTCAATTCGCGATAAAGACAGTATTGCTTATGCGGTTGAAAAAAATCTGGCAATGGTTTTGACCAATCAACGGCATTTCAGGCATTAATTATTTTCTACAAAATTGCCACAGATGCACAAATTATTTTTATCTGTGTATCTGTGGCAATCACATTTTATTCCCCTACGGTCTTTCCTATTTTATTTCCGATGGTTGCAAAGAACAGAATAAAAGCATAGCAAGGAACGAGCAGCCAGAAAGCATGTTGCATTCCTACACTTTCACTGGCACTCAATTTTGTCCAAAGCCATGGAACAATTGCGCCGCCTGCAATTCCCACAATTAATAATGCCGAACCTGTTTTTAAGAATTTTCCTAACCCGTCAATAGAAAGCGGCCAGATTGCAGGCCACATAGGCGCATTGGCAAAACCTAATAATGCCAAACACCAAATGGAATAAATGCCCGGAGAATATATAACGCCGATAGATAAAATAATACCGAGTATGGCTGCAACTTTCAACGCTGTTGATTGTGATATGAATTTCGGAATCAATACAATTCCCAGCAAATATCCGCCAAGCATAGCAAGCATAGTATAAGTTGTAAAATGCTTTGTAATCTCAAGCGGAATACCCAAGCCGGAATGCCCGTACAATTGAATTGCATCGCCGGCAATTACTTCCACTCCCACGTACAGGAAAAGCGTTACAAAACCCAACCACAAATACGGATACGAAAAAATGCTCGTTCTGTCTTTGGTTGCGTGTGAAGGATTGGTTTCATCTTCATTTTTAATATCGGGCAAAGAAGAAAAATAAATAGCAATGGCTACAA from Arachidicoccus sp. BS20 encodes the following:
- the purH gene encoding bifunctional phosphoribosylaminoimidazolecarboxamide formyltransferase/IMP cyclohydrolase yields the protein MEKKIQSALISVFYKDGLEPLVKTLSEQNVTIYSTGGTQKFIEDLGIKCVPVESLTTYPSILGGRVKTLHPAVFGGILGRRDNVQDIQEMKEYNIPEIDLVIVDLYPFEETLKQTNEEKLIIEKIDIGGPSMIRAAAKNFKDLVVISDKNDYSSLVEILQNQNGATTLEQRKSFAAKAFEVAMNYDIAINNYFNGTIFQPLKNKISLRYGENPHQNGSFFGNLNEVFTQLNGKELSYNNLVDADGAIQLISEFEDEQDAVFAIFKHTNVCGISIRKTLKEAWDAALAGDPESAFGGVIITNKNIDAETANAINEIFFEVLVAPAFDEDALAILKSKKNRILLQINPQYSIANNQYKSVLNGTLVQDTDKGNFAEWKEVGGRTTTEAEQKELAFANIVCKHLKSNAIALIKDLQLVGKGCGQTSRVDALRHSIEKAKQFAFDLHGAVLASDAFFPFDDCVKIAHAAGIEAFIQPGGSIRDKDSIAYAVEKNLAMVLTNQRHFRH
- a CDS encoding sugar MFS transporter, with translation MPASSSANKSYLVPTLLIGTLFFVFGFITWVNSTLIPYLQAACELTPSQAILVTFSSYIAYAVMAFPSSWVLKFTGFKKGMILGLLIMALGALIFIPAAHTRTFGVFLTGLFVIGIGLALLQTASNPYITILGPIESAAKRISVMGICNKGAGALAPLIMGTILLKGMDAFAPAKLAALAPDAKNQLLDQLASRIVAPYVIIAIAFVIVAIAIYFSSLPDIKNEDETNPSHATKDRTSIFSYPYLWLGFVTLFLYVGVEVIAGDAIQLYGHSGLGIPLEITKHFTTYTMLAMLGGYLLGIVLIPKFISQSTALKVAAILGIILSIGVIYSPGIYSIWCLALLGFANAPMWPAIWPLSIDGLGKFLKTGSALLIVGIAGGAIVPWLWTKLSASESVGMQHAFWLLVPCYAFILFFATIGNKIGKTVGE